The following proteins are encoded in a genomic region of Oncorhynchus masou masou isolate Uvic2021 chromosome 19, UVic_Omas_1.1, whole genome shotgun sequence:
- the si:dkey-177p2.6 gene encoding SERTA domain-containing protein 2 isoform X2, which yields MVGRGVKRKLSDCEDQMLDLPYPQQRQLVLDLCLDKLQSCQRRAEPSLHRSVLLANTLRQIQQEMRQEGGLHLESPPPAPATPRHSPDLPPVPSDRPSTPVAALSSSLLCEDDAQSTCTELPKVPGSEDGGKSQDLLFGSFEITNSTSYLTDLQLDDIFEDIDTSMYDPSDFSVLACPPPRASSGASLGNDYNLKAFSTSSSTLQMCLNDLDHIMEILVRS from the coding sequence ATGGTGGGCCGTGGGGTGAAACGTAAGCTTAGTGACTGTGAGGATCAGATGCTGGACCTGCCCTACCCCCAGCAGAGGCAGCTGGTGCTGGACCTGTGCCTGGATAAACTCCAGAGTTGCCAGCGCCGAGCTGAACCCAGCCTGCACCGCTCGGTGTTGCTGGCTAACACTCTGCGACAGATTCAACAGGAGATGAGGCAGGAGGGAGGCCTGCATCTGGAGTCCCCCCCTCCAGCCCCCGCCACACCGCGCCACTCCCCGGATCTGCCGCCTGTGCCCTCGGACCGTCCCTCCACCCCAGTGGCCGCGCTCTCATCCTCACTGCTGTGTGAAGACGACGCACAGTCAACCTGCACAGAGCTCCCCAAGGTACCGGGGTCGGAGGATGGCGGCAAGTCGCAGGATCTGCTGTTTGGATCCTTTGAAATCACCAACTCCACCAGCTACCTGACGGACCTGCAGCTGGACGACATTTTTGAGGACATTGACACATCCATGTACGACCCGTCAGACTTCTCTGTTCTGGCCTGCCCCCCTCCCAGAGCGAGCAGCGGAGCCTCCTTGGGGAATGACTATAACCTCAAGGCATTCTCCACCTCCAGCAGTACTCTGCAGATGTGTCTCAACGACCTCGACCACATCATGGAGATCCTGGTACGCTCTTGA
- the si:dkey-177p2.6 gene encoding SERTA domain-containing protein 2 isoform X1: protein MGQRDIVSYETSVRRKSRIRTASTMCRLDVDCAVKGPEQHGNALPSSRYMVGRGVKRKLSDCEDQMLDLPYPQQRQLVLDLCLDKLQSCQRRAEPSLHRSVLLANTLRQIQQEMRQEGGLHLESPPPAPATPRHSPDLPPVPSDRPSTPVAALSSSLLCEDDAQSTCTELPKVPGSEDGGKSQDLLFGSFEITNSTSYLTDLQLDDIFEDIDTSMYDPSDFSVLACPPPRASSGASLGNDYNLKAFSTSSSTLQMCLNDLDHIMEILVRS, encoded by the exons ATGGGCCAACGGGATATTGTATCCTACGAGACGTCGGTGAGAAGAAAAAGCAGAATTCGAACTGCCTCAACAATGTGTCGTTTGGATGTGGACTGTGCCGTGAAAGGACCTGAACAACATGGAAATGCCCTCCCTTCGTCAAG GTACATGGTGGGCCGTGGGGTGAAACGTAAGCTTAGTGACTGTGAGGATCAGATGCTGGACCTGCCCTACCCCCAGCAGAGGCAGCTGGTGCTGGACCTGTGCCTGGATAAACTCCAGAGTTGCCAGCGCCGAGCTGAACCCAGCCTGCACCGCTCGGTGTTGCTGGCTAACACTCTGCGACAGATTCAACAGGAGATGAGGCAGGAGGGAGGCCTGCATCTGGAGTCCCCCCCTCCAGCCCCCGCCACACCGCGCCACTCCCCGGATCTGCCGCCTGTGCCCTCGGACCGTCCCTCCACCCCAGTGGCCGCGCTCTCATCCTCACTGCTGTGTGAAGACGACGCACAGTCAACCTGCACAGAGCTCCCCAAGGTACCGGGGTCGGAGGATGGCGGCAAGTCGCAGGATCTGCTGTTTGGATCCTTTGAAATCACCAACTCCACCAGCTACCTGACGGACCTGCAGCTGGACGACATTTTTGAGGACATTGACACATCCATGTACGACCCGTCAGACTTCTCTGTTCTGGCCTGCCCCCCTCCCAGAGCGAGCAGCGGAGCCTCCTTGGGGAATGACTATAACCTCAAGGCATTCTCCACCTCCAGCAGTACTCTGCAGATGTGTCTCAACGACCTCGACCACATCATGGAGATCCTGGTACGCTCTTGA